Proteins from a single region of Dyadobacter fanqingshengii:
- a CDS encoding TonB-dependent receptor, producing the protein MKLFYYLLLLISPLAYSQNTVSGKITDKKGNALPGANVFLKGTYDGTTTDANGLFSFQTTEKDTATLAATYVGYEAFETKIGVRENATDLSVKLEELANELNTVVITAGAFEASDEKRMAMLKPLDIVTTAGAAADITGAMQFLPGAQRVGEQEGLFVRGGSGQETKVVIDGMIVQNPFFSSLPDVQSRGRFNPFMFKGTSFSTGGYSAQYGQALSSVLLLNTTDKVSNNGLGISLNLANAGLNYDYATKNQSISAVAYYGNLKPLFSLVKQNVDWLQEPEFKGSSLTYRLKPTKNGVLKVYGMYSDSQLSMNSRDPASESGKTKLDLENKNSFVTSTYNDSWKEGRWSLNSGFSYSRNNDNTTLDAFNFDRFDERTQARIVLSRLLSGNNTILFGAEAHAIRLKNGFDGQSYDLKDRYTAAFVESEIYITRELAGRIGLRTEYSSLLKDYNLAPRLSFAYKTGKYSQVSLAAGQFYQNPDYKYLYTNKNLDYERADHLILNYQICKNQRTFRFEAFYKNYAQLVREFTGQKFDADPYRFPWGETNNAGKGYARGFDFFWRDQKTIKNFDYWVTYSFVDSKRLFQQFEESTTPTFISNHNISLITKKWFEKITTNVSMTYAFTSGRPYYNPNNEHFLGDKTAPVHNVNIQASKLQNVFGNLVIFYASVDNILNTKNVFTYRYTPDGKTRYAVGPQSYRNFFVGMQIMLSKKAKVSKDDI; encoded by the coding sequence ATGAAGCTTTTTTATTATCTCCTGCTACTAATCTCCCCGCTTGCCTATTCGCAGAATACGGTAAGCGGGAAGATTACTGATAAAAAAGGCAATGCTTTGCCAGGAGCCAATGTATTTTTAAAAGGAACTTACGACGGAACAACCACAGACGCGAACGGCCTTTTCAGCTTTCAAACGACGGAAAAAGACACAGCTACACTTGCAGCAACTTATGTTGGATATGAAGCATTTGAAACTAAAATAGGCGTAAGGGAAAACGCAACGGACCTGTCTGTCAAGCTGGAAGAGTTAGCCAATGAACTGAACACGGTGGTGATCACTGCCGGTGCATTTGAAGCATCCGACGAAAAACGGATGGCCATGTTGAAGCCACTTGACATTGTAACCACCGCAGGTGCCGCAGCCGACATTACGGGGGCAATGCAGTTTCTTCCCGGCGCCCAGCGCGTAGGAGAGCAGGAAGGGCTTTTCGTGAGGGGCGGCTCCGGCCAGGAAACCAAAGTTGTGATTGATGGGATGATCGTCCAGAACCCGTTTTTTAGCTCCTTGCCCGATGTGCAGTCGCGCGGCAGGTTTAATCCTTTCATGTTCAAAGGCACTTCGTTTAGCACGGGCGGTTATTCTGCTCAGTATGGACAGGCACTCTCGTCTGTTTTGCTTCTTAACACCACAGATAAGGTCAGTAACAATGGTTTGGGAATCAGCTTAAACCTGGCCAATGCAGGGCTTAACTACGATTATGCGACCAAAAACCAAAGCATTTCCGCTGTCGCTTATTATGGTAATCTTAAACCACTTTTTTCTCTCGTAAAACAGAATGTGGATTGGTTGCAGGAACCCGAATTCAAAGGATCTTCATTAACATACCGCCTTAAACCGACTAAAAATGGTGTCCTGAAAGTCTATGGAATGTATTCGGACAGTCAGCTAAGCATGAATTCCCGGGATCCTGCCAGCGAGTCGGGGAAAACGAAGCTGGATCTTGAAAACAAAAATTCCTTCGTTACCAGCACTTATAACGATTCGTGGAAAGAAGGACGCTGGTCGCTGAACTCCGGTTTTTCTTACAGCCGGAATAATGATAACACAACATTGGACGCTTTCAATTTTGACCGCTTTGATGAAAGGACACAAGCCAGAATCGTTCTTTCAAGGCTTCTTTCCGGAAATAATACGATTCTTTTCGGTGCCGAAGCGCACGCAATCCGCTTAAAGAATGGTTTTGACGGCCAATCCTATGACCTTAAAGATCGTTACACAGCCGCATTTGTTGAATCTGAAATTTACATTACCAGAGAACTTGCCGGCCGCATTGGACTCAGGACCGAATATTCATCGCTCCTTAAAGACTACAATCTGGCTCCGAGGTTATCATTTGCTTACAAAACAGGGAAGTACAGCCAAGTCTCGTTGGCAGCAGGGCAATTTTACCAAAATCCCGATTACAAATATCTTTACACCAACAAAAACCTGGATTACGAGCGCGCCGATCATTTAATACTCAATTACCAGATCTGTAAAAACCAGCGCACATTCCGTTTTGAGGCATTTTACAAAAATTACGCGCAACTCGTGCGCGAGTTTACCGGCCAAAAGTTCGACGCCGACCCTTACCGCTTTCCGTGGGGTGAAACCAACAATGCCGGAAAAGGATACGCACGCGGTTTCGATTTTTTCTGGCGGGACCAAAAAACGATCAAAAACTTCGATTACTGGGTCACATATAGTTTTGTGGATTCCAAAAGGCTTTTCCAGCAATTTGAAGAATCCACCACACCCACATTCATCTCCAATCACAACATCAGCCTGATCACGAAAAAGTGGTTTGAAAAAATCACTACCAATGTGAGCATGACTTATGCTTTCACGAGTGGCAGGCCCTATTACAATCCAAACAACGAGCATTTCCTGGGAGATAAAACAGCGCCTGTCCATAATGTGAACATTCAGGCCAGCAAACTGCAAAATGTGTTTGGTAACCTGGTCATATTCTACGCCTCAGTTGACAATATCTTGAATACAAAGAATGTGTTTACCTATCGCTATACGCCCGATGGCAAGACGCGTTACGCAGTTGGCCCGCAGAGTTACAGGAATTTCTTTGTAGGCATGCAGATCATGCTTTCCAAAAAGGCCAAGGTTTCAAAAGATGACATTTAA
- a CDS encoding histidine kinase, which produces MDDKGTKRLRMTASSLDGRDFSNMDLENADFSFSSLKDINFDGANLRNAKLRFSALDRTTFRNSDLRNADLSFSSLTDVDLSGAKVEGANFSFTSQEKSFNWRDFNLIGIIQNQGWIGTLIAIILGATILYGINAISYFTAEIYFTDEPVRIKLYQYLISQNVVAGVFTILLTQGITIWLDVFISRTIVKHLILSVIVLIMNNLMSIVIYFFFGVTLVDNYRNLYPNEAAQNAPWYWYMWGPIIVANIFYFLSREGKQISRKISDQEYQLLNLEKLKTRAELDALQARINPHFLYNSLNSIASLVHEDPDKAEEMTLLLSKLFRYTTGRKTNDYFDTIENELEMVATYLQVEKVRFGERLRFTVEVTDPTLKELQVPKFILQPIVENAIKHGVSKMADQGQIVVKIYEENDWLHLCVHDNGPAFPDTMGAGYGIRSIQDKLKLLYGEEARLELHNEPRKSVNISIQKSAIVKNDQYNHAIPT; this is translated from the coding sequence ATGGATGACAAGGGAACGAAGCGCCTGCGGATGACGGCTTCATCGCTGGATGGAAGGGATTTTAGTAATATGGACCTGGAAAACGCTGATTTCAGCTTTTCGAGCCTGAAAGACATTAATTTTGATGGAGCCAATCTGCGGAATGCAAAGCTTCGGTTTTCCGCACTGGACAGGACCACATTCCGGAACTCAGATCTACGCAATGCAGACCTAAGTTTTAGCAGCCTCACCGACGTTGATCTCTCAGGGGCAAAAGTGGAGGGCGCCAATTTCAGTTTTACTTCGCAGGAAAAGTCGTTCAACTGGCGGGATTTCAACCTCATTGGCATCATTCAAAACCAGGGCTGGATCGGAACATTGATCGCCATTATCCTGGGAGCCACCATTTTATACGGGATTAATGCGATCTCTTACTTTACAGCTGAAATTTATTTCACGGATGAGCCTGTCAGGATCAAGCTATATCAATATCTGATTTCTCAGAACGTTGTAGCGGGCGTATTTACCATTTTGCTCACCCAGGGGATCACAATCTGGCTCGACGTTTTTATCAGCCGAACAATTGTTAAACACCTCATCTTATCGGTGATAGTGCTCATTATGAATAATTTGATGAGTATCGTCATTTATTTCTTTTTCGGGGTGACATTGGTTGATAATTACAGAAACCTCTATCCCAATGAAGCCGCTCAGAATGCGCCCTGGTATTGGTACATGTGGGGCCCGATCATTGTTGCGAATATTTTTTACTTCCTCAGCCGCGAAGGAAAGCAGATTTCCAGGAAAATTTCAGATCAGGAATATCAGTTGCTTAACCTGGAAAAGCTAAAAACCCGCGCAGAGCTGGACGCATTGCAGGCGCGTATAAACCCCCATTTTTTATACAATTCATTAAATAGCATTGCCAGCCTCGTACATGAAGATCCCGACAAAGCAGAGGAAATGACGCTGCTGCTCTCAAAACTCTTCAGATACACCACAGGAAGAAAAACCAACGACTATTTCGACACCATTGAAAACGAACTGGAAATGGTTGCCACCTATTTGCAGGTCGAAAAAGTGAGGTTTGGCGAGCGGCTCCGGTTTACAGTCGAGGTTACCGATCCGACATTGAAAGAATTACAAGTCCCAAAATTTATCTTGCAGCCCATTGTCGAGAACGCGATCAAGCACGGCGTTTCCAAAATGGCCGATCAAGGGCAAATTGTGGTTAAAATTTATGAGGAAAACGACTGGCTGCATTTGTGTGTGCATGACAACGGGCCTGCATTCCCGGACACAATGGGCGCAGGGTATGGCATACGCAGCATTCAGGATAAATTGAAGCTGCTGTATGGGGAAGAAGCACGCCTCGAACTGCATAATGAGCCGCGGAAGTCGGTCAATATTTCCATCCAAAAATCTGCTATTGTAAAAAACGACCAATATAACCATGCAATTCCCACTTAA
- a CDS encoding LytR/AlgR family response regulator transcription factor: MQFPLKTILIDDEPLALSRLRRLLEKHSDVFSIVSEARNGAEGLVEIDKYNPDIIFLDIEMPLLNGFEMLAKLTKMPLVIFSTAYDQYAIRAFEENSVDYLLKPVENERLIKTIEKIRNITKAGTNGIGGVNPYSENLLKLLEEMKPKKEIFSLSVKSGDRILLIPLTEITHFEAEEKYVFLNTLDGQKYLLSYTLTSLEEKLPKQYLRISRAGIVNSHHIKEIQKHFNSKYVIIMRDRKASQLTSGSTYGDVIRHLLDN; this comes from the coding sequence ATGCAATTCCCACTTAAAACGATACTCATAGACGACGAACCGCTAGCACTGAGCCGCCTTCGCAGGCTTCTGGAAAAGCATAGCGACGTGTTTTCGATCGTGTCCGAAGCAAGAAATGGTGCGGAAGGTTTGGTTGAAATTGATAAATACAATCCGGACATTATATTTCTGGACATTGAAATGCCGCTGCTGAACGGTTTTGAAATGCTCGCCAAATTGACAAAAATGCCCTTGGTAATATTTTCAACGGCCTATGATCAATATGCGATCCGGGCTTTTGAAGAAAACTCTGTGGATTATCTTTTGAAGCCTGTAGAAAACGAGCGGCTCATTAAAACCATTGAAAAGATCCGCAACATTACCAAAGCCGGCACGAATGGAATAGGCGGTGTAAATCCGTATTCCGAAAATCTCCTTAAGTTATTGGAGGAAATGAAGCCTAAAAAGGAAATTTTTTCACTGTCCGTGAAATCAGGAGACAGGATCCTGCTCATTCCTTTGACAGAAATCACTCACTTCGAGGCGGAGGAAAAATACGTCTTTTTGAACACATTGGACGGACAAAAATATCTGCTCAGTTACACCCTGACGTCCCTGGAAGAGAAGCTTCCCAAGCAATATCTGCGCATCAGCCGCGCCGGGATCGTTAATTCCCATCACATCAAAGAAATCCAGAAGCATTTCAACAGCAAGTATGTCATTATCATGCGCGACCGCAAGGCATCCCAGCTCACGAGCGGCAGCACATATGGCGACGTAATCCGCCATCTTCTTGATAATTAA
- a CDS encoding fasciclin domain-containing protein, translating to MKKNRFVGPYVAFFLLAVLSSGVIISCKEKNEDIVKRKTITEVIMENERFSILKDIMIHAEMTDALRTGEITFFAPDNSAFGKANIFASSVITGLPADSARKLINNHIIGKKRLEYKDLLVAKEKSLTGKELSLTKTDSIFAVNKADIILPDISAANGVIHIIDSLAVR from the coding sequence ATGAAAAAAAACCGTTTTGTAGGGCCTTATGTGGCATTTTTTTTACTTGCAGTGTTGTCTTCGGGAGTAATTATTTCCTGCAAAGAAAAGAATGAAGACATAGTAAAGCGCAAAACGATTACAGAGGTCATTATGGAAAACGAGCGTTTCAGTATCCTGAAAGATATCATGATACACGCTGAGATGACCGATGCATTGCGTACAGGAGAAATAACTTTTTTCGCCCCGGATAACAGTGCTTTTGGCAAAGCAAATATTTTCGCTTCAAGCGTAATTACTGGATTACCAGCAGATTCTGCGAGGAAATTGATTAATAATCACATTATTGGTAAAAAGAGACTTGAATACAAAGACCTTTTAGTGGCAAAAGAAAAGTCACTGACGGGAAAAGAGCTGAGCCTGACAAAGACAGACAGCATTTTCGCCGTTAACAAAGCCGATATCATTTTACCGGATATAAGCGCTGCCAATGGCGTTATCCACATTATCGACAGCCTGGCTGTTCGATGA
- a CDS encoding 3-keto-disaccharide hydrolase — MLKLRQLAVLSAAILLLNSAFLVFKAPVPSPLKKPVKLFNGKDLTGWKVNGTEKWYVENGELICESGPDKKYGYLTTDKFYKNFDLSLQFKQEANGNSGVFFRSTVDGTKVSGWQVEVAPPNHDTGGIYESYGRNWLVQIPDEKEGFLKMGEWNTLRIRAQGDNVKTYLNGNQMVDFTDAKIGAGEGSIALQIHDGGGIKVRWKNITIEEL, encoded by the coding sequence ATGTTAAAACTTAGACAACTGGCAGTGCTTTCTGCGGCCATTTTGTTGCTCAACTCTGCATTTTTAGTTTTTAAAGCACCCGTTCCCAGTCCGTTAAAAAAACCGGTAAAGTTATTTAACGGGAAGGATCTGACCGGCTGGAAGGTCAACGGAACAGAAAAATGGTATGTGGAAAACGGCGAATTGATCTGCGAAAGTGGCCCTGACAAGAAATATGGCTATTTAACGACAGACAAGTTTTACAAGAATTTCGATCTCTCATTGCAATTCAAGCAAGAGGCAAACGGCAACAGCGGCGTATTTTTCCGCTCCACGGTGGACGGCACGAAGGTTTCAGGTTGGCAGGTTGAAGTTGCACCACCAAACCATGACACGGGTGGCATTTACGAATCTTATGGCCGTAACTGGCTTGTGCAGATCCCTGATGAAAAAGAAGGTTTCCTGAAAATGGGCGAATGGAACACATTGAGAATCCGCGCGCAGGGCGACAATGTCAAAACCTATCTGAATGGTAATCAAATGGTTGATTTCACGGATGCTAAAATCGGCGCGGGAGAAGGATCCATTGCGCTGCAAATCCACGATGGCGGCGGAATTAAAGTGCGTTGGAAAAATATCACCATTGAAGAGCTTTAA
- a CDS encoding isoprenyl transferase: protein MKELIDTGNLPKHIAVIMDGNGRWAQNQGAARIFGHRNAIKAVREVTEGCAELGVGFLTLYAFSTENWARPEFEVRALMELLVQSISNELPTMLKNNVKLDTIGDTESLPRSCRNTLADAVAATKDNTGLNLILALGYSGKWDITQAARKIAEDVKKGIITTEEINEEMLAAKLATQNRPEVDLMLRTGGDHRISNFLLWQLAYAELYFYENLFWPDFRREHLYEAIAAFQNRERRFGKTGEQIKANSAK, encoded by the coding sequence ATGAAGGAGCTCATTGATACGGGCAATCTGCCAAAGCACATAGCCGTTATCATGGATGGTAACGGAAGATGGGCCCAAAACCAGGGAGCAGCGCGCATTTTCGGCCATCGCAATGCGATTAAGGCCGTTAGGGAAGTAACCGAAGGTTGTGCAGAACTTGGTGTCGGGTTTTTGACACTCTATGCATTTTCCACCGAAAACTGGGCCCGTCCTGAGTTTGAAGTAAGGGCTCTGATGGAATTATTAGTCCAGTCGATCAGCAATGAGCTGCCTACTATGCTCAAAAACAATGTGAAGCTGGACACGATAGGAGATACGGAAAGTTTGCCAAGAAGCTGCCGCAATACATTAGCGGATGCTGTTGCGGCAACAAAAGACAACACAGGCCTTAACCTGATTCTGGCCCTTGGTTACAGTGGGAAATGGGACATTACCCAGGCTGCGAGGAAGATTGCGGAAGATGTAAAAAAGGGAATTATTACGACTGAGGAGATCAATGAGGAAATGCTGGCAGCGAAACTGGCGACCCAAAACCGTCCGGAAGTAGATCTGATGTTACGTACAGGTGGTGATCACAGGATCAGCAATTTCCTCTTGTGGCAGCTTGCCTACGCCGAATTGTATTTTTACGAAAACCTTTTCTGGCCTGATTTCAGGCGGGAACATTTATACGAAGCGATTGCCGCCTTTCAAAACAGAGAGCGTCGTTTTGGCAAAACCGGTGAACAAATAAAAGCGAATAGTGCTAAGTAG